In the Setaria italica strain Yugu1 chromosome VI, Setaria_italica_v2.0, whole genome shotgun sequence genome, one interval contains:
- the LOC101786890 gene encoding threonine--tRNA ligase, mitochondrial 1-like produces the protein MLVCLRRGLSLVRQHTPRFLPSSPLRPARFLLHHLSAAAGMGEGSSAGKDAKGTGKAKAPAAASALVVARDDSYLEAITQKRIRMFDDIQARRALERLNIGGEVIKVTLPDGAIKDGKKWITTPMDIAKEISSGLAASCLIAQVDETLWDMGRPLEGDCKLQLFKFDSNEGRDTFWHSSAHILGESLERAYGCKLCIGPCTTRGEGFYYDAYYNDLTLNEEHFGIIESQAHKAVAEKQPFERIEVSRAEALEMFAENKFKVEIINELPEDKTITVYRCGPLVDLCRGPHIPNTSFVKAFACLKASSSYWRGKADRESLQRVYGISFPDSKRLKEYKHLLEEAKKRDHRLLGQAQELFFFHPLSPGSCFFLPHGARVYNRLMDFMRQQYRDRGYQEVLSPNIYNMQLWETSGHAANYKENMFVFEIEKQGFGLKPMNCPGHCLMFDNRVRSYRELPLRMADFGVLHRNELSGALTGLTRVRRFQQDDAHIFCRENQIKDEVKGVLEFINYVYKIFGFKYELELSTRPEKYLGDIDTWNKAEQQLTEALNEFGKPWQINKGDGAFYGPKIDIGVFDALKRKFQCATLQLDFQLPLRFKLTYSAEDEAKLERPVMIHRAILGSVERMFAILLEHYNGKWPLWLSPRQAIVCSVSSGSVEYAKQVLARLHEAGFHVDIDMSDRTIQKKVREAQMAQFNYILVVGAQEAETGNVCVRVRDSADLATMNVDGLITRFREETAAFK, from the exons ATGCTAGTGTGCCTCCGGCGAGGCCTCTCGCTCGTCCGGCAGCACACCCCCCGCTTCCTCCCCTCATCGCCTCTCCGTCCCGcccgcttcctcctccaccacctctccgccgccgccgggatgggTGAGGGCTCCTCTGCCGGGAAGGACGCAAAGGGGACGGGGAAGGCCAAGGCCCCCGCCGCGGCTTCAGCCCTGGTCGTCGCGCGCGACGACTCCTACCTGGAGGCCATCACACAGAAGAGGATCCGCATGTTCGACGACATCCAGGCAAGGCGGGCCCTCGAGCGGCTCAATATTGGCGGCGAGGTTATCAA AGTAACTCTACCTGATGGCGCTATCAAGGACGGGAAGAAGTGGATAACAACACCAATGGATATTGCTAAGGAGATATCAAGTGGATTGGCAGCTAGTTGTTTGATAGCTCAAGTGGATGAAACACTCTGGGATATGGGGAGGCCACTGGAAGGTGACTGTAAATTGCAGTTGTTCAAATTTGATAGCAATGAAGGCCGTGACACCTTCTGGCACTCAAGTGCTCATATTCTTGGAGAG TCTCTTGAGAGAGCGTATGGCTGCAAGCTGTGCATTGGGCCTTGCACTACAAGAGGAGAG GGTTTCTACTATGATGCTTATTACAATGATCTGACATTGAATGAGGAGCACTTTGGTATCATTGAAAGCCAAGCTCATAAGGCTGTTGCG GAAAAGCAGCCATTTGAACGCATTGAGGTCAGCAGGGCAGAAGCTCTTGAAATGTTCGCTGAAAATAAATTCAAG GTTGAAATCATTAATGAGTTGCCCGAGGACAAGACTATTACAGTATATAGATGTGGTCCTTTAGTTGACCTATGCCGTGGACCCCACATCCCGAATACTTCATTCGTCAAAGCTTTCGCTTGTTTGAAG GCGTCATCATCTTATTGGAGAGGAAAAGCAGACCGCGAAAGCCTGCAGAGAGTATATGGAATTTCTTTCCCTGATTCTAAACGTCTCAAG GAATATAAACATCTTTTAGAGGAGGCTAAGAAACGTGATCATAGGTTACTAGGGCAGGCGCAGGAACTCTTCTTTTTCCATCCACTTAG CCCTGGAAGCTGCTTCTTCCTTCCACATGGTGCTAGGGTATATAACAGACTGATGGACTTTATGCGACAGCAGTATAGAGATAGAGGATACCAAGAG GTGTTGAGCCCAAATATTTACAATATGCAACTTTGGGAAACTTCTGGACATGCTGCAAACTACAAGGAGAATATGTTTGTTTTTGAG ATTGAGAAACAGGGATTTGGACTGAAGCCAATGAATTGCCCTGGCCACTGTTTAATGTTTGATAATAGAGTTCGTTCATACAGAG AGTTGCCTCTTCGCATGGCTGATTTTGGAGTTCTTCATAGAAACGAGCTTAGTGGTGCACTTACAGGCTTGACACGTGTTAGGAGATTCCAGCAG GACGATGCTCATATCTTTTGCAGAGAGAACCAA ATCAAGGATGAAGTTAAGGGTGTTTTGGAGTTCATAAATTATGTTTACAAGATATTTGGCTTCAAATATGAGTTGGAGTTGTCTACG AGGCCAGAGAAGTATTTAGGTGACATTGATACCTGGAACAAAGCAGAGCAACAACTGACAGAAGCCTTGAATGAGTTCGGGAAGCCATGGCAG ATTAATAAAGGAGATGGTGCTTTCTATGGTCCCAAAATTGATATTGGTGTGTTTGATGCCCTCAAGAGGAAATTTCAGTGTGCAACCCTACAG CTGGATTTTCAGCTCCCCCTTCGCTTCAAGCTTACCTACTCTGCCGAGGATGAAGCCAAACTTGAAAGGCCGGTGATGATACACAGGGCAATCCTAGGATCTGTTGAAAGGATGTTTGCCATTCTTTTGGAGCATTATAATGGTAAATGGCCCTTGTGGCTAAGCCCTCGCCAGGCCATTGTTTGCTCGGTATCTTCGGGTTCAGTGGAATACGCAAAACAG GTTCTTGCCAGGCTACATGAAGCTGGTTTTCATGTTGACATTGACATGAGTGACAGGACAATCCAAAAGAAG GTACGGGAAGCCCAAATGGCCCAATTCAACTACATTCTTGTTGTAGGTGCTCAAGAGGCAGAGACTGGAAAT GTATGCGTTAGGGTAAGAGACAGTGCGGACCTAGCCACAATGAACGTTGATGGCCTCATCACACGTTTCAGGGaggaaacagcagctttcaaaTGA
- the LOC101752745 gene encoding homeobox protein knotted-1-like 13 isoform X1: protein MAFHGHLPHEMSMPQLGADDAAAAAAAAAAGAGGGGPPAWMRYGDGSFLHLQTTSDSSASPSAAAAAAAAAGLQWNMGGAGKDAVAAMGAGVVAAGGAEEPEADAARCKAEVLAHPLYEQLLSAHVACLRIATPVDQLPRIDAQLAQSQGVVVKYSGLATAAAGDDGRELDQFMTHYVLLLCSFKEQLQQHVRVHAMEAVMACWELEQNLQSLTGASPGEGTGATMSDGEDDQADSEGNIYDPGLDSPDTMGFGPLVPTESERSLMERVRQELKHELKQGYKEKLIDIREEILRKRRAGKLPGDTTSTLKAWWQSHSKWPYPTEEDKARLVQETGLQLKQINNWFINQRKRNWHSNPSSSSTNAKSKRKSNAGDGNS, encoded by the exons ATGGCGTTCCACGGTCACCTCCCGCACGAGATGTCCATGCCTCAGCTCGGCGCGGACGACGCTGCcgcggctgctgcggctgcggcggctggggccggcggaggcgggccgCCCGCGTGGATGCGGTACGGCGACGGGAGCTTCCTGCACCTGCAGACGACGTCGGACTCCTCGGCTtcgccgtcggccgcggcggctgcagccgccgcggcggggctgCAGTGGAACATGGGCGGAGCAGGCAAGGACGCGGTCGCGGCGATGGGCGCCGGCGTGGTCGCGGCAGGAGGCGCGGAGGAGCCCgaggcggacgcggcgcggtGCAAGGCGGAGGTGCTGGCGCACCCGCTGTACGAGCAGCTGCTCTCGGCGCACGTGGCGTGCCTCCGCATCGCCACGCCCGTGGACCAGCTCCCCCGCATCGACGCGCAGCTCGCGCAGTCGCAGGGTGTCGTCGTCAAGTACTCCGGCCTCGCTaccgccgcggccggggacgACGGCCGCGAGCTCGACCAGTTCATG ACGCACTATGTCTTGCTACTTTGTTCATTCAAAGAACAACTACAACAGCATGTTCGTGTTCACGCAATGGAAGCAGTGATGGCTTGTTGGGAACTTGAACAGAATCTGCAGAGTTTGACAG GTGCCTCGCCGGGTGAGGGCACGGGTGCAACCATGTCTGATGGTGAAGATGATCAGGCTGATAGTGAGGGTAACATATATGATccaggcttggacagtcctgaTACTATGGGCTTTGGCCCGCTTGTTCCCACAGAAAGTGAACGGTCCCTAATGGAACGTGTTCGTCAAGAGCTAAAGCACGAGCTCAAGCAG GGTTACAAAGAGAAGCTTATAGACATTCGAGAAGAAATTCTTCGCAAACGACGAGCAGGAAAGCTGCCAGGAGATACAACTTCTACACTGAAAGCTTGGTGGCAGTCTCATTCGAAGTGGCCATACCCAACA GAGGAAGACAAAGCTCGGCTAGTTCAAGAAACTGGGCTACAGCTAAAGCAGATCAACAATTGGTTCATCAACCAAAGGAAAAGGAACTGGCATAGTAACCCATCTTCATCATCCACCAATGCCAAAAGCAAACGCAAAAG CAACGCAGGTGATGGCAATTCATAG
- the LOC101752745 gene encoding homeobox protein knotted-1-like 13 isoform X2, with amino-acid sequence MAFHGHLPHEMSMPQLGADDAAAAAAAAAAGAGGGGPPAWMRYGDGSFLHLQTTSDSSASPSAAAAAAAAAGLQWNMGGAGKDAVAAMGAGVVAAGGAEEPEADAARCKAEVLAHPLYEQLLSAHVACLRIATPVDQLPRIDAQLAQSQGVVVKYSGLATAAAGDDGRELDQFMTHYVLLLCSFKEQLQQHVRVHAMEAVMACWELEQNLQSLTGASPGEGTGATMSDGEDDQADSEGNIYDPGLDSPDTMGFGPLVPTESERSLMERVRQELKHELKQGYKEKLIDIREEILRKRRAGKLPGDTTSTLKAWWQSHSKWPYPTEEDKARLVQETGLQLKQINNWFINQRKRNWHSNPSSSSTNAKSKRKR; translated from the exons ATGGCGTTCCACGGTCACCTCCCGCACGAGATGTCCATGCCTCAGCTCGGCGCGGACGACGCTGCcgcggctgctgcggctgcggcggctggggccggcggaggcgggccgCCCGCGTGGATGCGGTACGGCGACGGGAGCTTCCTGCACCTGCAGACGACGTCGGACTCCTCGGCTtcgccgtcggccgcggcggctgcagccgccgcggcggggctgCAGTGGAACATGGGCGGAGCAGGCAAGGACGCGGTCGCGGCGATGGGCGCCGGCGTGGTCGCGGCAGGAGGCGCGGAGGAGCCCgaggcggacgcggcgcggtGCAAGGCGGAGGTGCTGGCGCACCCGCTGTACGAGCAGCTGCTCTCGGCGCACGTGGCGTGCCTCCGCATCGCCACGCCCGTGGACCAGCTCCCCCGCATCGACGCGCAGCTCGCGCAGTCGCAGGGTGTCGTCGTCAAGTACTCCGGCCTCGCTaccgccgcggccggggacgACGGCCGCGAGCTCGACCAGTTCATG ACGCACTATGTCTTGCTACTTTGTTCATTCAAAGAACAACTACAACAGCATGTTCGTGTTCACGCAATGGAAGCAGTGATGGCTTGTTGGGAACTTGAACAGAATCTGCAGAGTTTGACAG GTGCCTCGCCGGGTGAGGGCACGGGTGCAACCATGTCTGATGGTGAAGATGATCAGGCTGATAGTGAGGGTAACATATATGATccaggcttggacagtcctgaTACTATGGGCTTTGGCCCGCTTGTTCCCACAGAAAGTGAACGGTCCCTAATGGAACGTGTTCGTCAAGAGCTAAAGCACGAGCTCAAGCAG GGTTACAAAGAGAAGCTTATAGACATTCGAGAAGAAATTCTTCGCAAACGACGAGCAGGAAAGCTGCCAGGAGATACAACTTCTACACTGAAAGCTTGGTGGCAGTCTCATTCGAAGTGGCCATACCCAACA GAGGAAGACAAAGCTCGGCTAGTTCAAGAAACTGGGCTACAGCTAAAGCAGATCAACAATTGGTTCATCAACCAAAGGAAAAGGAACTGGCATAGTAACCCATCTTCATCATCCACCAATGCCAAAAGCAAACGCAAAAG GTGA